Proteins co-encoded in one Gossypium arboreum isolate Shixiya-1 chromosome 11, ASM2569848v2, whole genome shotgun sequence genomic window:
- the LOC108454866 gene encoding uncharacterized protein LOC108454866: MSWPPQSINKSLPNAKSIFFNLPKPTPCLPDVFLTAISLLFFISSTKRNPSFAKFLPFVSSDRRRFLKIPSMSHSRPPFATPQALSDWLKPRLPSDLLASWGVKPGTKNVHNLWLELSEGETSLVDSSPPLRTVNVVTVRLMGKDDLVLVESRQQLSDGSFRDRFRPLSEKMKPNETVEEAVARAVKEELGSVIDPGSVRIVPGSYIKKLEERNSASYPGLPARYVLHSVDAWVEGLPEEDFCTDEQEEYQDLNGTMELEKAVSVRKHFWKWVSSDSLHS; this comes from the coding sequence atgtcatggccgccacaaTCAATAAACAAATCCCTACCCAACGCCAAATCCATTTTCTTCAACCTTCCAAAGCCAACACCTTGTCTTCCCGACGTATTTCTCACTGcaatttctcttcttttcttcatcTCCTCCACTAAACGCAATCCTTCTTTTGCCAAGTTCCTTCCTTTCGTTTCTTCAGACCGACGTCGTTTTCTCAAAATCCCATCCATGTCTCACTCTCGACCCCCCTTCGCAACCCCACAAGCCCTCTCCGATTGGCTCAAACCACGGTTACCTTCCGACTTGTTAGCTTCGTGGGGGGTCAAGCCTGGAACCAAAAACGTTCACAACCTCTGGCTAGAACTCTCCGAAGGCGAAACGTCGCTCGTCGATTCATCCCCTCCACTCCGTACGGTTAACGTCGTTACGGTTCGTCTGATGGGGAAAGACGACCTCGTCCTCGTTGAATCTCGACAACAATTGTCTGACGGTAGCTTCAGGGATCGTTTTAGACCTCTGTCGGAAAAAATGAAGCCCAATGAAACCGTTGAAGAAGCCGTGGCTCGTGCCGTGAAAGAAGAGCTTGGTTCGGTAATTGATCCTGGGTCGGTCAGAATCGTGCCGGGTTCTTATATAAAGAAACTAGAGGAGCGTAATTCGGCGTCGTATCCGGGTTTGCCGGCGCGCTACGTTTTGCATTCGGTAGACGCGTGGGTTGAAGGTTTGCCGGAGGAAGATTTTTGTACTGATGAACAAGAGGAGTACCAGGATTTGAATGGGACCATGGAATTGGAGAAAGCAGTGTCTGTAAGAAAGCATTTTTGGAAATGGGTTAGTTCTGATTCACTTCATTCTTGA